The Hydra vulgaris chromosome 14, alternate assembly HydraT2T_AEP genome includes the window ttttttttatttgtgtttttcacctaaaactttattatttaattttaattttttttttatttgtgcttTTCCCCTCTCTTAGCCACTACAGTCGAATAGGctgcttttttgttttacaaccTTCTCACgactctttaactccaaaacacgaacttGGACGAACAAGGCTCCTGCGCGGAGAAATAAATCTAGcttggtactaccagggacgtaaTGGGGATCAAACTCGAAACTTCTCGCTTACGAAGCGACGTTCTATCACTACCTTTACCGCATTTACGTTTTAAGTTACGTATTAAGTTATTTCtactgtcttttttaaaaagttcatttttttaagcaatttataAGCGCTTATGATTAATCGGAATCATAGGCCCTTATAAATTGCCtcaaaaaatcaacttttaaaaaaagacagtAGAAATAGTAACACATTAGTCTCTATGTAAGtactttactttaaattttgtgtaccgtttattttttatgttattttcttttctttttttttaggtataataTCAAATGGCTTcgttttttatcttattatttcCAATCGTAAACTTAGAACTATTGTCAATTTGCTAATTTTGAACCTCGCAATTTCAGACATAATTGCGTGTTTAAGCATGTACCCCTTTATCTACATTGACATAGCTGAGACTAGAGTACGAGGTACTAGAGCAAATTTGTTATGCGGTTTTACTGATGGCTTGTTCGGGTTCTTTGCTGCAGCCGCTGTTTCATTTATAACTTTAAGTCTGCTCTCTATCACCAGATATCTGAGCATAAATCACCCTTTAAAAGTAACATGGAGACTAAAGTTTCATCATATGAAATGGGTGTTTGGATTAACTTGGGCATTAAGTTTGGGACTTGTTATACCTAAcgttttatcatttaaatataatgaaaatttcaaGCTATGCACAAGAAAATGGGCTAGTGGTGTTAGTCCTCTAGTTTACTTTACTTTTACAGTCATTTTAGGAGTGTTGTTTCCTTTGTCTTCTCTCTTATTCACATACTTCGCCAGTTTGTATACATTGTGCTTTAAAGGTCGGTTAAGTAAAATCTCAATCGCATCAAATAAAAGCagtaaagtaaaacaaaaagccCTTATATGGTTAGGTGTTCTTGTGctggtttatttaatttgctgGTCACCTTTTGTTATGTACTGGTTTTTTTCCGTTGTCATTCGTAAATACTCAGTGAATAATTACGAGGATGTAAGAAAAGCCATTCGTCTCACGAGactaacattattttttgctgCATCCAATTCTGCACTTAATCCAATAATCTATGCATACAAAAGCAGACAGCTTAGGTccgcttttaaattattaattggaTTGCGTGTTCGTGCTATATCGAATTCAACTACACGAAGTACTTATCCGCTTCTTAATAAACAACAGACCCTTGAAATATCTTCTGAATGCTCGTAAAAGAAGAAGTACTTCTAGTAatacaaaaaacgtttttattttaacatgcATAAAATATCACTTTGATTTTTAGAAGCAGTTTTTTATAACATCTCGGTAGTTTCTATTTtcttattagtaataataacattGTGTGTGCTTTGCTTAATGCATAATCTTTTGCAATCATATGGCAGCTACAAAACTGTGGTTaattcaaagttaaaaattgtcGGTAAGTAACGGAGAAATTGttggtaaaaagttttattgtttcacTAAATAAGACCaaacaaatagtaaatttaaaacattctgatCAAATAACTGGCTAAGTTTATAATCACTTTAATCGATTAAAAAATCTAAGAGAAAATCAATTCAAtcatgactttttatttttttgaacagtTTTATAAACTGCTTAATAACTTTATACATTTTATCACATTTTGATatcatcctttttttttttaattgtaaattagcttcataatttaataatatatacttacGAGGATGTAAAACATACTTGTAAGTatctattattaaattatttaacttataatgtattttttaaattttaattgtaaatttcatttgttcatcaatttttgaatttgtattttttaaatttgtaaattataattttagattTCATTTGTTAAcgaatttttgtatttgtatattttaaaatttgtagatttttaattgtaaatttcatttgttgatgaatttttgtatttgtattttttcaatatgtaaaacatttatttaaacaatacattttttattttttaaaagatataatctttcagtgttcaaaaattgtaatcttataacatttgtaaccccctcaaattgagcgggcccaaactttatatagtcataatttttgaacgctgagagattgTATGAAATTGTATAaagtttatcaatgaatataaatttagttaataaaaaataaaaaaaaaagactatcaAATTGTTGTTCCCACCTCTAAGTTAGTTGTGGCTAAAAGGTCGGtggttttttgttcccaggctccaatcatcgtaattttttgcaaagcgttcttatttgacatttttatttgacatgTAAATAATTGGAGTTTTTATGTATGAAACTTAGCTTAAAATCGCCAACTTGAAAAAATCACCCTATAAATAGAACCTATTCAAGTAGAGCGCCCTGCCTCCAAAGCCATGGGTGGACTTGTACCTTGAACTTCTTAGCGGTAACCCGAGTGTTCTACCTCTAGTCGACTACCGCGTTAATAgcgtttaaatatttttgtaagcgtttatatagaaaatataactgCTATTTCCATAAAGTGTCAAATGTTTATGATGACAGAATAGATTATAGTGTTATGAGCACGTTTCgcgaaagttttatttttaaaaaataattattttggatccaaaattttgttaataaacagtttaaagGGATCACTGCTTATGATCCACTTAGATATTTGGACATCCAAAATTTTTTCCTCAAATCTTCGAACAATAAAAGTTCAAgtttcttgatttaaatttttgaagaataaaaattcaaatttatgaTTTTAGTATGTtgacatataaaatttttttacaatattttgcttttattcaaaaatcaattaaaaccactttaattttaaaactttaactagGTAATTTCAATAGAGAACACGAGGTAGTTTAAGTATGCTCATGTTACACAAAAATGATATCTTTAAATTAGGTcagaattaaatatttctaagcATTTCTTTCCAAAGAAAAAGGGAACGGATTTctagctaatatattttttttatgaaaaaatatctatacattaaaaaaaagattaagagttagaataaaaaaaaaatgttataatcaAATTAGAGTCGCTAATTTTGCGTAAAAAACTATGCTTCCTGTTATCTCTATATAAGTTAACTTCGCTTACTGCTGACCATTAAACCTTCCTTCTCAGATAGCAGTGGAACTAGTTGTGTTacattaatatttaaacttCATGTCTTTGTAAAAACTGtgcaaatattacaattttGCGGAAATTCAAGAAAGTTTTAATCAGTAGGGTAACTTTATGCAATTTTGCCTATCACTCAATCTCGCCCACCATTTTAATTGCTAAATATCAGTTAACTTACACGCTGCACTATCAAAAAGACGTTCATTTATAGCAGCAAACAAGTCTTATTAACATCAAAACAACTTTGACCTCAAAAGAATCGTAAATAAAGAGTTATCTCTTAAAGAGAATTTGTTGGTTTTGggtaatttttttgctagttAATTTTCCAAATTTAAACCAGCTAAAGTAAATCTACTATTTATTGTACATTTAAGATTACaattgaattttgtttaattaacatttaCAATCGTTTGAAATGGTAGAATAtccataaaattgttttctgctCAACCTCCCAAATTAACTCAATCTCGCCGACAGAATAAATATATTGTCGCCCAATGCATTCAATCTCTCCCGAGTGGGCGAGAATAGATGCTGTTATTTTAAGATCTACGCTACCagtagttttaacaaaaatcctTTTTCCTTGACCCTTATTATTTTTGCTCTAGCAAAAATTGATGATATCCACGTTAATGTATTATTGATTGCCTTCAAAACAATACGCTTCCTCTGTGTATTGTTATTgagaaaactaattaaaaaataaatagctaaTTACAGTATTATAGCCCTACGTTGAGTATTgagtaaaaattgtataaaaagctcatgtttatcaaaacaaaatgaattagCTAGAAGAAGAACAAAGAATATATCGCAAATAAGTAAACTTTGTCTGcctattgcattttttttcctGATCATTAATGATAAGAAAGAATTTAGaattgatttatataattttatctttttagctatgttttttttaatagtgtttaaaaataataggtaTTTTAATTACGattgtttgatttattttcaattttagaacaaatgttttagttatcaaaataactaaaacattaggtccaaaacattactttaaaaaGGTCCAAAACTCAATTTAtgcataataaaaatgtttttcttcttcttcaatAGACTTTTGTAAATACTTAGCTAAATACttagttcgatccccaccacgtccttggtagtaccgcgctcaacttgtttgttttttttttccgtttttttttgtactttattacattttaaacaacatgttgttataaaatataaagtttacaagattacaagataaaaatgaaaagtaaataacaaaaaatttacaaaattagaccgataaaaaaaaaaaaagaacgcggggactcgGAGAAGATCGTTAAGTCTTGTCGTCGAAAAACGTAATAATTTCtcgtaatatttttaaaagataaaccagataattacaaatttttgcTTTAGAGAAAAGTTCgttgaaattatataaatctgATGCATAtacttcttctttttcttctttttcttcttcttcttcttcttcttcttcttcttcttcttcttcttcttcttcttcttcttcttcttcttcttcttcttcttcttcttcttcttcttcttcttcttcttcttcttcttcttcttcttcttcttcttcttcttcttcttcttcttcttcttcttcttcttcttcttcttcttcttcttcttcttcttcttcttcttcttcttcttcttcttcttcttcttcttcttcttcttcttgttcttcttcttcttcttctctctcttcttcttcttcttcttcttcttcttcttcttcttcttcttcttcttcttcttcttcttcttcttcttcttcttcttcttcttcttcttcttcttcttcttcttcttcttcttcttcttcttctctctctctcttctctctctctctcatctctctctctctcttcttcttcttcttcttcttcttcttcttcttcttcttctctctctctctctctctctctctctctctctctctctctctctctctctctctctctctctctcttctctctctctctcttctctctctctctctctctctctctctctctctctctctctctctctctctctctctctctctctctctctctctctcttttctctctctctctctcttttctctctctctctctctctctctctctctctctctctctctctctctctctctctctctctctctctctctctctctctctctctctctctctctctctctctctctctctctctctctctctctctctctctctctctctctctcttctTGTCTCTtctcttcttcttcttcttcttcttctctctctcttcttcttcttcttcttcttcttcttcttcttcttctctcttcttcttcttcttcttcttcttcttcttcttcttcttcttcttcttcttcttcttctttctttctctctctctctctctctctctctctctctctctctctctctctctctctctctctctcttcttcttctctctctctctctctctctctctctctctctctctctctctctctctctctctctctctctctctctctctctctctctcactttctcactctctctctctctctcgcTCTCCCtccccctctctctctctctctctctctctctctctctctctctctctctctctctctctctctctctctctctctctctctctctctctctctctctctctctctctctctctctctctctctctctctctctctctctctctctctctctctctctctctctctctctctctctctctctctctctctctctctctctctctctgtctctctctctctctctctctctctctctctctctctctctctctctctctctctctctctctctcttcttcttcttcttcttcttcttcttcttcttcttcttcttcttcttcttcttcttcttcttcttcttcttcttcttcttcttcttcttcttcttcttcttcttcttcttcttctctCGCTCTCTCGCTCTCTCGCTCTCTCGCTCTCTCGCTCTCTCGCTCTCTCGCTCTCtcgctctctctctctctctctctctgtctctctctctctctctctctctctctctctctctctctctctctctctctctctctctctctctctctctctctctctctctctctctctctctctctctctctctctctctctctctctctctctctctctctctctctctctctctctctctctctctctctctctctctctctctctctctctctctctctctctctctctctctctctctctctctctctctctctctctctctctctctctctctctatctctctctctctctctctctctctctctctctctctctctctctctctctctctctctctctctctctctctctctctctctctctctctctctctctctctctctctctctccccctctctctctctctctcgctctctctctctctctctctctctctctctctctctctctctctctctctctctctctctctctctctctctctctctctcttcttcttcttttcttcttcttcttcttcttcttcttcttcttcttcttcttcttcttcttcttcttcttcttcttcttcttcttcttcttcttcttcttcttcttcttcttcttcttcttcttcttcttcttcttcttcttcttcttcttcttcttcttcttcttcttcttcttcttcttcttcttcttttttatcttctttttctttCGGCATTTCCCGTTTAGGGGTCACCACAGCGGATCAAACTCCTTCATCTAGCCCTGTCATGAGTATCCTCCACTGACACACCAGCCACTCTCATATCCTCCACCACTGCATCCACAAACCTCCTCTTAGGTCTAACTCTCCTACTCTTACCTGGAAGTTCCATCCCCAAAACCTTCCTGCCAATATAGCTCTCCTGTCTCCTCTGTACATGTCCAAACCATCTCAATCTCGATTCTCTAACTTTATCTCCAAAACATGCTACATGTGCTGATCCTCGAATAAACTCATTTTTGATCCTATCCTTCTTCGTCACTCTAAATGAGAATCTTAACATCTTCATCTCAGACACCTCCATCTCCCTCACTTGTCTGTTTGTCAGTGCCACTGTTTCCAGTCCATACAACATGGCAGTTCTCACTACTGTCTATAAATATTACCCTTCATTCTAGCcgacaaataatattaataaatattataaataaatattacgcTTCATTCTAGCCGACACCCTTTTATCACAGATCACACCAGACACTTTGTGCCATCCACACCATCCTGCCTGCACGCTCTTCTTTACCTCTCTTTCACTTCCTCCATAACTCTGTACCCTCAACCCTAAGTAGGTAAACTCGTCGACCTTCACCAAATCAACTCCTTGAAACTGGACCTGTCCACCGTCTGCCCTCTCATTCACACACATGTACTCTGTTTTACTCCTGCTCACTTTCATTCCCCTGCTTTCCAAAGCATACATCCATCTTTCCAAGTTTACCTCTACTTGCCTTCTACTCTCACTACAGATTAAtatgtcatcagcaa containing:
- the LOC105844358 gene encoding QRFP-like peptide receptor isoform X3 → MMQNVSFAFENYTNASSALQRVTFSYEEKLAIWICYTIVTLIGIISNGFVFYLIISNRKLRTIVNLLILNLAISDIIACLSMYPFIYIDIAETRVRGTRANLLCGFTDGLFGFFAAAAVSFITLSLLSITRYLSINHPLKVTWRLKFHHMKWVFGLTWALSLGLVIPNVLSFKYNENFKLCTRKWASGVSPLVYFTFTVILGVLFPLSSLLFTYFASLYTLCFKGRLSKISIASNKSSKVKQKALIWLGVLVLVYLICWSPFVMYWFFSVVIRKYSVNNYEDVRKAIRLTRLTLFFAASNSALNPIIYAYKSRQLRSAFKLLIGLRVRAISNSTTRSTYPLLNKQQTLEISSECS
- the LOC136091077 gene encoding uncharacterized protein LOC136091077, with the protein product MEVSEMKMLRFSFRVTKKDRIKNEFIRGSAHVACFGDKVRESRLRWFGHVQRRQESYIGRKVLGMELPGKSRRVRPKRRFVDAVVEDMRVAGVSVEDTHDRAR
- the LOC136091078 gene encoding uncharacterized protein LOC136091078, whose translation is MVQDMYENNVTAVRCAVGMTDRFKVEVGLHQGSALSPFLFAIVMNRMTDKVRQESPWTMMFADDILICSESRRQVEVNLERWMYALESRGMKVSRSKTEYMCVNERADGGQVQFQGVDLVKVDEFTYLGLRVQSYGGSEREVKKSVQAGWCGWHKVSGVICDKRVSARMKRNIYL